One segment of Cetobacterium ceti DNA contains the following:
- a CDS encoding 5'-nucleotidase C-terminal domain-containing protein — MNKSVKIFGVFGLLLAVTGCSSTRVSNKEKDYELTIVHVNDVHGRAKEGKYDGVGYGRVATIAKNLEMDKKNGKVIMMDGGDTIHGTTFATLNKGESMIEVLNGAGLDYMALGNHDFNYGEKRLKELLPKAEFTVLGSNVVDKNTGKVIGKEYDIQEIDGVKVGFFGLSTPETYYKTNPKNIENIRFIDPIVAAKSIVKKLQKEKVKFIVVVAHLGDDTSTEKKYQSIGVAEAVPEINIIIDGHSHTPLSEKKVVNGVTIVQTGEYSKNVGVVKVDFDMLKKGSLAIDYRLMSKQEILGEESVNKATFKKKVKELTLKDYTIKPGDTLLKVSREYSVSLDEILKYNKNIKNPNNIEIGNVYKIPVMEEVTKTVTEGTTVRKNGIPEDPKVKEIIERIDKDQRAITEVKVGKSEFKLEGDRSVVRTGESNLAQLITDAMIWKTEADIAITNGGGIRASINKGDVTVGDVISVLPFGNYVITKELTGQQIKDALEHGLRAYPESLGGLCQIAGLEVKFNPKNTEGKKVVSIKKDGRDLDLNRTYLVATNDFMAAGGDGYSSLKDGKEIGHFPGLDEVLIEYIKENGISSNRKVVEKRIIPVK; from the coding sequence ATGAATAAAAGTGTAAAAATCTTTGGAGTATTTGGTTTATTATTAGCAGTTACAGGATGTTCTTCAACAAGAGTATCTAATAAAGAAAAAGATTATGAACTTACAATTGTTCATGTAAATGATGTTCATGGAAGAGCTAAAGAGGGAAAATATGATGGAGTTGGTTATGGTAGAGTTGCAACTATAGCTAAAAACCTTGAAATGGATAAGAAAAATGGAAAGGTAATAATGATGGATGGGGGAGACACAATCCACGGAACAACCTTTGCAACCTTAAATAAAGGTGAATCTATGATAGAGGTTTTAAATGGTGCAGGTCTTGACTATATGGCACTTGGAAACCATGATTTTAACTATGGAGAAAAAAGGTTAAAGGAGTTATTACCTAAGGCAGAATTCACAGTATTAGGTTCTAATGTGGTGGATAAAAATACTGGAAAGGTAATAGGAAAAGAGTATGATATACAGGAGATTGATGGGGTAAAGGTTGGATTCTTTGGACTATCAACACCAGAAACATATTATAAAACAAACCCTAAAAATATAGAGAATATTAGATTTATAGATCCTATAGTTGCAGCAAAATCCATAGTTAAAAAATTACAAAAAGAAAAGGTAAAATTTATAGTTGTGGTGGCTCACTTAGGTGATGATACAAGTACAGAGAAAAAATATCAAAGTATAGGAGTTGCAGAGGCTGTTCCTGAAATTAATATTATTATCGACGGACATAGTCATACACCTTTAAGTGAGAAAAAAGTTGTAAATGGAGTTACTATAGTTCAAACTGGAGAATATAGTAAAAATGTTGGAGTTGTAAAAGTTGATTTTGATATGTTGAAAAAAGGATCTCTAGCTATAGACTATAGACTTATGAGTAAACAAGAAATTTTAGGGGAAGAAAGTGTAAATAAAGCCACTTTTAAAAAGAAAGTTAAGGAATTGACTTTAAAGGATTACACAATAAAGCCAGGAGATACTTTATTAAAAGTATCTAGAGAATATTCTGTTTCCCTAGATGAAATCTTAAAATACAATAAAAATATTAAAAATCCTAATAATATTGAAATAGGAAATGTATATAAAATACCTGTAATGGAAGAGGTTACTAAAACAGTTACAGAGGGAACAACAGTTAGAAAAAATGGAATTCCTGAAGATCCAAAGGTTAAAGAGATCATTGAAAGAATAGATAAAGACCAAAGAGCTATCACAGAGGTTAAAGTTGGGAAAAGTGAATTTAAACTAGAGGGTGATAGATCAGTTGTTAGAACTGGAGAAAGTAATTTAGCTCAGCTAATAACAGATGCAATGATTTGGAAAACAGAGGCAGATATTGCTATAACCAATGGTGGAGGAATAAGAGCTTCTATTAACAAAGGAGACGTAACAGTTGGAGATGTAATATCTGTATTACCTTTTGGAAATTATGTTATTACCAAGGAGTTAACAGGACAACAGATTAAAGATGCCTTAGAGCACGGGCTTAGAGCTTATCCTGAATCCTTAGGAGGTCTTTGTCAAATTGCTGGATTAGAGGTTAAATTTAATCCTAAAAACACAGAGGGAAAAAAGGTTGTTTCTATTAAAAAAGATGGAAGAGATTTAGATTTAAATAGAACCTATTTAGTTGCTACAAATGACTTTATGGCAGCAGGTGGAGATGGATATTCCTCTTTAA